One Granulicella sp. 5B5 DNA window includes the following coding sequences:
- a CDS encoding YggS family pyridoxal phosphate-dependent enzyme has translation MSIAANLERVRNEVADACARAGRRSAEVALMAVSKVHPAEALLEAYEAGQRLFGENRVQEAQMKAPIVRELAGLELHLIGPLQNNKTSKAAEIFDAVDTLDSIKTAGRLNDAAKALGKTMRVLVEIKLSHEESKHGLAPEALPELLAALAGLEHLRVSGLMTVPPWSEDAGTARPYFQRLRQLRDENVAKYPGLTELSMGMSGDFVVAIEEGSTCVRVGTAIFGKRVYTEPVP, from the coding sequence ATGTCGATTGCCGCAAATCTGGAACGGGTCCGCAACGAGGTTGCCGATGCGTGTGCTCGCGCGGGTCGCAGGAGCGCCGAGGTAGCGCTGATGGCGGTGAGCAAGGTGCATCCGGCGGAGGCATTGCTGGAGGCCTATGAGGCCGGACAGCGGCTGTTTGGCGAGAACCGTGTGCAGGAGGCGCAGATGAAGGCTCCGATAGTGCGGGAGCTCGCTGGGCTGGAGCTGCACCTGATTGGGCCGCTGCAGAACAACAAGACGAGCAAGGCAGCAGAGATCTTTGACGCGGTGGATACTCTGGACAGCATCAAGACGGCGGGGCGGCTGAATGACGCGGCGAAGGCGCTGGGAAAGACGATGCGCGTGCTGGTTGAGATAAAACTGTCACACGAAGAGAGCAAGCATGGGCTTGCGCCTGAGGCGTTGCCGGAGCTGCTGGCGGCGCTGGCCGGGCTGGAGCATCTGCGTGTGAGCGGGCTGATGACGGTGCCGCCGTGGAGCGAGGATGCTGGGACGGCGCGACCGTACTTCCAGAGGCTGAGGCAGCTACGCGATGAGAATGTGGCGAAGTATCCGGGGTTGACGGAGCTTTCGATGGGGATGAGCGGGGATTTTGTGGTGGCGATCGAAGAGGGGTCGACGTGCGTGCGGGTGGGGACGGCGATCTTTGGGAAGCGTGTGTACACGGAGCCTGTTCCGTGA
- the guaA gene encoding glutamine-hydrolyzing GMP synthase: MDTPSTSTIVILDFGSQYTQLIARRIREFNVFSVVLPCTTPLAEVLALQPKGIILSGGPSSVYDDSAPKADPAVLSTGLPILGICYGLQFITHHLGGKVVPGHAREYGHAEVTVTEVDDIFHGLPSTLSVWMSHGDHAEALAPGFRVTATTNNAIAAIANDPSKIWAVQFHPEVAHTKEGMKLLKNFVVKLCGCAQDWTPEHFIATTVAKIREQVGPTGHAICGLSGGVDSSVAAVLVARAIGDRLTCIFVNNGVLRKGEFATVQKAMRSALGLNVVAADASERFLSKLAGVTDPEQKRKAIGNEFIAVFDDEAKKIFEAEKSAGEEIAWLVQGTLYPDVIESASVHGPSHVIKSHHNVGGLPADMKLKLIEPLRDLFKDEVRRIGRDLQMPEEILERQPFPGPGLAVRILGEVTPDRVAILQEADAICVEEIKRAGLYRKVWQSFAVLLPVKTVGVMGDQRTYAYTCAIRAVESEDGMTADWAALPYEVLRTISSRIVSEVRGINRVVYDITSKPPGTIEWE, encoded by the coding sequence GTGGACACCCCCTCGACTTCAACTATCGTCATCCTCGACTTCGGCTCTCAGTACACACAGCTGATTGCGCGGCGCATCCGTGAGTTCAATGTCTTCTCCGTCGTTCTGCCGTGTACTACGCCGCTGGCGGAGGTTCTCGCTCTGCAGCCGAAGGGCATCATTCTCTCCGGCGGCCCGTCGAGTGTCTATGACGACTCGGCCCCGAAGGCTGATCCAGCTGTGCTCTCGACCGGACTGCCGATCCTCGGCATCTGCTATGGGTTGCAGTTCATCACGCATCATTTGGGCGGCAAGGTGGTTCCGGGTCATGCGCGGGAGTATGGGCACGCCGAAGTCACTGTGACCGAGGTCGACGACATCTTTCATGGTCTGCCTTCCACGCTCTCCGTCTGGATGTCTCATGGCGACCACGCCGAGGCGCTCGCGCCGGGCTTCCGCGTCACGGCCACGACGAACAATGCGATTGCCGCGATTGCCAACGATCCGAGCAAGATCTGGGCCGTGCAGTTCCATCCTGAGGTGGCGCACACCAAAGAAGGCATGAAGCTGCTGAAGAACTTCGTGGTGAAGCTCTGCGGCTGCGCGCAGGACTGGACGCCTGAGCACTTTATCGCTACTACGGTGGCGAAGATCCGTGAGCAGGTTGGCCCTACGGGTCACGCTATCTGCGGGCTTTCGGGCGGCGTCGATTCTTCGGTTGCGGCGGTGCTGGTGGCGCGGGCGATCGGCGATCGGCTGACGTGCATCTTCGTCAATAACGGCGTGCTGCGCAAGGGGGAGTTCGCGACGGTGCAGAAGGCAATGAGATCGGCGCTCGGTCTGAACGTGGTTGCGGCCGATGCAAGCGAGCGGTTCCTGAGCAAGCTGGCTGGTGTGACCGATCCGGAGCAGAAGCGCAAGGCGATCGGCAACGAGTTCATTGCCGTGTTCGACGATGAGGCCAAGAAGATCTTCGAGGCGGAGAAGTCCGCGGGCGAGGAGATTGCATGGCTAGTGCAGGGGACCCTGTACCCGGATGTGATCGAGTCGGCTTCGGTGCATGGGCCTTCGCATGTGATCAAGTCGCACCACAATGTGGGCGGCCTTCCGGCGGACATGAAGCTGAAGCTGATCGAGCCGCTGCGCGACCTGTTTAAGGATGAGGTGCGTCGCATTGGGCGCGACCTGCAGATGCCGGAGGAGATTCTGGAGCGGCAGCCGTTCCCTGGGCCGGGGCTGGCGGTGCGTATCCTCGGGGAGGTGACGCCGGATCGCGTAGCCATTCTGCAGGAGGCCGATGCGATCTGCGTGGAGGAGATCAAGCGCGCTGGGCTCTATCGGAAGGTGTGGCAGAGCTTCGCGGTGCTGCTGCCGGTGAAGACCGTCGGCGTGATGGGCGACCAGCGGACCTATGCCTATACCTGCGCGATCCGAGCGGTGGAGAGCGAGGATGGCATGACGGCCGATTGGGCGGCGCTGCCGTATGAGGTGCTGCGGACGATCTCCAGCCGGATCGTGAGCGAGGTTCGAGGGATCAATCGTGTGGTGTATGACATCACCTCGAAGCCGCCTGGAACGATTGAATGGGAGTAG
- the leuS gene encoding leucine--tRNA ligase gives MPEIEKNDATAPEDPTRYNPAEIEPRWQKLWDETPGLYAAEPHTSAKPKFYCIEMLPYPSGRLHMGHVRNYSIGDALARFMRMKGYNVLHPMGWDAFGLPAENAALKNDTPPREWTLSNIAQMKVQFRRLGFSYDWAGTEITTCLPDYYRWNQWFFLRMYEKDLAYKKSSKVNWCPQCATVLANEQVIGGYCWRHEDQLVEQRELEQWFLRITKYADELLEGLDQMPGWPEKVRTMQRNWIGRSEGAHVTFTVAGNDAAEITVFTTRIDTIFGATSVQLAPEHPLVKQFAAQDHKLSFAVDEMITQQKTARESGDIGSIDKHGVATGHFAINPFNGEHLPIWVANYILADYGTGAIMSVPGHDERDFEFATKYHLPIKRVVTAADGEEPLPFVAGEGAFIINSGDYSDLTCAEAQHRLATHAEMNGFGKATTTYRLKDWGVSRQRYWGTPIPLVYCAEHGIVPVKDTDLPVLLPESIEITQEGGSPLAKVPEFLNTTCPICGGPARRETDTMDTFVDSSWYFYRYTDAHNAQAPFDSAKANYWFPIDQYIGGVEHAILHLIYSRFWTRVMRDLGFIENAEPATRLFTQGMVIKDGAKMSKSRGNIVSPDEMIGKFGADATRMYALFAAPPDRDLDWQEDGVAGISRFLARVYRLTTKFAPLVRSLESGVHGDEVAPSSFASETPVEAALLRTLHQTIAKITEDFSGRWHFNTCISAIMILVNELLAAESAMDAGIISPSAIAELLRKLTLLLVPFAPFLSAELWQQLGGQGSVFAQPWPIADAELARESEIEIPVQINGKLADVITVPADSDDDTITVASLASEKVATRLASKTIVKHLVIKSKLVNIVIK, from the coding sequence ATGCCTGAGATTGAAAAGAACGACGCCACCGCGCCGGAAGATCCGACGCGCTACAACCCTGCCGAAATCGAACCGCGCTGGCAGAAGTTATGGGACGAGACTCCCGGCCTTTATGCCGCCGAGCCGCACACCAGCGCGAAGCCTAAGTTCTACTGCATCGAGATGCTGCCATATCCCAGCGGCCGTCTCCACATGGGTCACGTCCGTAACTACTCCATTGGCGACGCGCTTGCGCGTTTCATGCGTATGAAGGGCTACAACGTTCTCCATCCTATGGGGTGGGATGCTTTCGGATTGCCCGCCGAGAACGCCGCGCTGAAGAACGATACGCCGCCGCGAGAGTGGACGCTCTCCAACATCGCGCAGATGAAGGTGCAGTTCCGACGGCTCGGCTTTAGCTATGACTGGGCCGGCACAGAGATCACAACCTGCCTGCCCGACTATTACCGCTGGAACCAGTGGTTCTTCCTTCGCATGTACGAAAAGGACCTTGCGTACAAGAAATCCAGCAAGGTCAACTGGTGTCCGCAGTGCGCAACCGTGCTTGCCAATGAGCAGGTCATCGGAGGCTATTGCTGGCGGCATGAAGATCAACTCGTCGAGCAGCGCGAGCTGGAGCAGTGGTTTTTGCGCATCACCAAGTATGCTGACGAGCTTCTTGAGGGGCTCGATCAGATGCCTGGCTGGCCTGAAAAGGTCCGCACCATGCAGCGCAACTGGATCGGCCGCAGCGAAGGCGCGCACGTCACCTTCACGGTCGCTGGCAACGATGCGGCGGAGATCACCGTCTTTACGACTCGCATCGATACCATCTTCGGCGCCACCAGCGTTCAACTAGCGCCCGAGCACCCGCTCGTCAAGCAGTTCGCTGCGCAGGATCACAAGTTGTCTTTTGCTGTCGATGAGATGATCACGCAGCAAAAGACTGCCCGCGAGTCCGGTGATATCGGCAGCATTGACAAGCATGGTGTCGCTACCGGCCACTTTGCCATCAACCCCTTCAACGGCGAGCATCTGCCCATCTGGGTTGCGAACTACATCCTCGCCGACTATGGCACAGGTGCCATCATGTCCGTTCCTGGTCACGATGAGCGTGATTTCGAGTTTGCCACCAAGTATCACCTTCCCATCAAGCGCGTCGTCACTGCTGCGGATGGCGAAGAGCCTCTGCCCTTCGTCGCTGGAGAGGGCGCCTTCATCATCAACTCCGGCGACTACTCTGATCTCACCTGCGCCGAAGCGCAGCATCGTCTTGCCACACATGCAGAGATGAACGGCTTTGGCAAGGCCACGACTACCTATCGTCTCAAGGACTGGGGCGTCAGCCGCCAGCGCTACTGGGGCACTCCGATTCCGCTTGTGTATTGTGCGGAGCACGGCATTGTTCCGGTCAAGGACACTGACCTTCCGGTGCTGCTCCCTGAGAGCATCGAGATCACGCAGGAGGGTGGCTCGCCGCTCGCCAAGGTTCCCGAGTTTCTCAATACCACATGTCCCATCTGTGGTGGCCCTGCACGGCGCGAGACCGACACGATGGACACCTTCGTCGACTCGTCGTGGTACTTCTACCGCTATACGGATGCTCATAATGCGCAGGCTCCCTTCGACTCGGCAAAGGCCAACTACTGGTTTCCTATCGACCAGTACATCGGCGGTGTTGAGCACGCCATCCTGCACCTCATCTACTCGCGCTTCTGGACACGCGTGATGCGCGACCTCGGCTTCATCGAGAATGCTGAGCCGGCGACACGGCTCTTCACGCAGGGCATGGTCATCAAGGATGGCGCGAAGATGTCCAAGTCGCGCGGCAACATCGTCTCGCCCGATGAGATGATCGGCAAGTTCGGTGCAGACGCCACGCGTATGTATGCACTCTTCGCCGCACCGCCCGACCGCGATCTCGACTGGCAGGAGGATGGCGTTGCGGGTATCAGCCGCTTCCTTGCGCGTGTCTATCGCCTCACTACGAAGTTTGCGCCGCTTGTGCGTTCGCTCGAGTCAGGCGTTCACGGAGACGAGGTTGCGCCGTCGTCCTTCGCGTCGGAGACACCTGTGGAGGCTGCGCTGCTGCGCACACTGCACCAGACGATTGCGAAGATCACGGAGGATTTCTCGGGGCGCTGGCACTTCAACACGTGCATCTCGGCCATCATGATTCTCGTCAATGAGCTGCTTGCGGCCGAGTCTGCAATGGACGCTGGCATTATTTCGCCATCAGCCATCGCCGAGCTTCTGCGCAAGCTCACCTTACTGCTTGTTCCGTTTGCGCCGTTTCTCTCGGCGGAACTGTGGCAGCAATTGGGAGGACAGGGAAGTGTCTTTGCTCAACCCTGGCCTATTGCCGATGCCGAGCTTGCCCGCGAGTCTGAGATCGAGATTCCTGTGCAGATCAACGGGAAGCTTGCGGACGTCATCACTGTGCCTGCCGACAGCGACGATGACACTATTACGGTTGCGTCGCTTGCGAGTGAGAAGGTCGCGACACGTCTCGCTAGTAAGACAATCGTGAAGCACCTCGTTATCAAGAGCAAACTCGTCAACATCGTCATCAAGTAA
- a CDS encoding CocE/NonD family hydrolase, with protein MNRLAVALALSIAFATTHAIAQDPAKTVTDELNPNFKPPVTAPAPDYDKRVVMIPMRDGVKLYTVIVVPKGAKNAPIVLTRTCYNAAARAERSDSPKMIEALPLSDEDFVKNGYIRVYQDVRGKYGSEGVYLMTPPPVGSGFNNSGADDTTDAYDTIDWLVKNVPESNGRVGMIGSSYEGFTVVMALLHPHPALKVAAPESPMVDGWMGDDWFHYGAFRQPNLDYFTGQTTKRGGGYHVSRGGRDEYSNFLRLGSAGDAARYMGEDQLPFWKILEAHPAYDAFWQAQALDHLLAAKGLTVPTLWEQGEWDQEDMWGAIHSYRAIEAVHKNDPLNHIVMGPWFHSQINRQGRGLGPFQWTTDTAEQWRRDYLVPFFNQYLKPGSPKFDLPKALIYNAGGETVGGAGSDHWETPKVWPTVCEKGCPETSKPLYLTANGVLSFTAPAADAPRSDEYVSDPANPVPFSPRPYDGGNWRTWLVTDQHFVDGRPDVLTYVSEPLKEPMKLAGEPVVHLWASTSGTDSDWVVKIIDVYPDTKPATGDIGGTFAGVLGAPYNMSAYELPIGIDIFRGRYRTSFEHPVALTPNEPAEFTFGLPMINRTIPAGHRLMVQVQSTLFPLYDRNPQTFVPNIFDAKPTDYVKATQKIWHEPGKASYISLPVAAQ; from the coding sequence ATGAACCGCCTTGCTGTCGCACTCGCGCTCTCCATCGCCTTTGCAACCACGCACGCTATTGCACAGGACCCTGCAAAAACCGTCACCGATGAGCTGAACCCCAATTTCAAGCCGCCTGTGACCGCCCCAGCTCCTGATTATGATAAGCGCGTCGTCATGATCCCCATGCGCGACGGCGTCAAGCTCTACACGGTCATCGTCGTGCCAAAGGGCGCTAAGAACGCGCCCATCGTGCTCACACGTACCTGCTACAACGCTGCCGCTCGCGCGGAGCGCTCCGATTCGCCGAAGATGATCGAAGCTCTTCCACTCAGCGACGAGGACTTCGTCAAGAACGGTTATATCCGTGTCTATCAAGATGTCCGTGGCAAGTACGGCTCCGAAGGCGTCTATCTTATGACGCCGCCGCCCGTCGGCTCCGGCTTCAACAACTCGGGTGCTGACGATACCACTGATGCCTATGACACCATCGACTGGCTCGTGAAGAACGTCCCTGAATCCAACGGCCGCGTCGGCATGATCGGCTCGTCGTACGAGGGTTTCACCGTTGTTATGGCGCTGCTGCATCCGCATCCAGCGCTCAAAGTGGCCGCGCCTGAAAGCCCCATGGTCGACGGCTGGATGGGCGATGACTGGTTCCACTACGGCGCATTTCGCCAGCCCAACCTCGACTACTTCACCGGCCAGACCACCAAACGCGGCGGCGGTTATCATGTTTCGCGCGGTGGGCGTGACGAGTACTCCAACTTCCTCCGCCTTGGCAGCGCAGGCGATGCAGCCCGCTACATGGGCGAAGACCAACTCCCGTTTTGGAAGATCCTCGAAGCTCACCCAGCTTACGACGCCTTCTGGCAAGCGCAGGCTCTCGACCACCTGCTAGCCGCGAAAGGACTCACAGTTCCCACCCTGTGGGAGCAGGGCGAGTGGGATCAGGAAGATATGTGGGGTGCGATCCACTCCTACCGTGCGATCGAGGCTGTACATAAGAACGATCCGCTCAACCACATTGTCATGGGTCCGTGGTTTCACTCGCAGATCAATCGCCAGGGACGCGGTCTTGGGCCCTTCCAGTGGACTACCGACACTGCCGAGCAGTGGCGCAGGGACTACCTTGTCCCGTTCTTCAACCAGTATCTGAAGCCAGGTTCTCCTAAGTTCGACCTGCCTAAGGCGCTCATCTATAACGCCGGGGGTGAAACGGTCGGCGGTGCAGGTAGCGACCACTGGGAGACCCCGAAGGTCTGGCCTACCGTATGCGAAAAGGGCTGTCCAGAGACTTCAAAACCTCTCTATCTCACCGCCAACGGTGTTCTGTCGTTCACGGCTCCCGCAGCAGATGCTCCCAGGTCAGACGAGTACGTCTCAGACCCCGCCAATCCTGTGCCGTTTTCTCCTCGCCCGTATGACGGTGGCAACTGGCGCACGTGGCTCGTCACAGACCAGCACTTCGTTGATGGTCGTCCCGATGTTCTCACCTACGTTAGCGAGCCTCTGAAAGAGCCCATGAAGCTTGCTGGTGAACCTGTCGTCCACCTTTGGGCTTCTACGTCCGGCACCGATTCCGACTGGGTCGTCAAGATCATTGACGTTTACCCCGACACCAAGCCAGCGACCGGTGACATCGGCGGCACCTTCGCCGGTGTTCTTGGCGCCCCCTACAATATGAGCGCCTATGAGCTGCCGATCGGGATTGACATCTTCCGGGGTCGCTACCGGACCAGCTTCGAGCATCCAGTGGCCCTTACTCCCAACGAGCCGGCGGAGTTTACCTTTGGCTTGCCTATGATCAACCGCACAATCCCTGCCGGTCACCGGCTCATGGTGCAGGTACAGTCGACGCTCTTTCCACTCTACGACCGCAACCCGCAGACCTTCGTGCCGAATATCTTCGACGCAAAGCCCACGGATTACGTCAAGGCCACGCAGAAGATATGGCACGAGCCTGGCAAGGCCAGCTATATCAGCCTGCCGGTTGCTGCTCAATAG
- a CDS encoding glycerophosphodiester phosphodiesterase family protein, which produces MLAVALAAASLMAQTPATPNTFTTLMQKAATDAAAHHDAYKPVLSPVYQTVLNGDVDVPALQAQGIQVIPWTVDDEDSMRALLAKHVDGIITDDPSMLMKVLAEVRATATAAHDAAELAYLDRFDPQGHRGGRALRPENTLPSFENGMDLGMKTLETDTGVTTDGQSLIWHDQFLNPQSCRHADGTPYTMENKVYTRDISMAEAQRTFICDKLHFGPLQTNDLSLSPVAVAFAKKEGMPSPYAPTNAAQLMRFARFYANYYRSGPGKSLPYAAARAHTGETIQFNLETKIQGDNWPGGNHTRPAQDFVDALVGAIKAEHMEKRADVQSFYFGTLLLIQTQHPEIRTVYLTADPEQLKLMVPPELK; this is translated from the coding sequence ATGCTCGCGGTGGCCCTCGCAGCCGCCTCTCTTATGGCCCAGACACCTGCCACGCCGAACACGTTCACCACGTTGATGCAGAAGGCCGCCACGGACGCAGCCGCACATCACGATGCATACAAGCCGGTGCTCTCGCCGGTCTATCAGACGGTCCTCAACGGAGATGTGGATGTGCCCGCGCTGCAGGCGCAGGGCATCCAGGTCATTCCCTGGACGGTCGATGACGAGGACTCCATGCGTGCGCTGCTCGCGAAGCATGTCGACGGCATCATCACTGACGACCCCTCGATGCTGATGAAAGTGCTCGCTGAGGTGCGCGCCACTGCTACCGCTGCACACGATGCTGCTGAGCTTGCCTACCTCGATCGCTTTGACCCGCAAGGGCACCGCGGCGGCCGCGCTCTGCGGCCTGAAAATACGCTGCCTTCGTTTGAGAATGGGATGGATCTCGGCATGAAGACGCTCGAGACCGACACGGGTGTTACCACTGACGGTCAGTCGCTGATCTGGCATGACCAGTTTCTCAATCCTCAAAGCTGTCGCCACGCCGATGGCACACCCTACACAATGGAGAACAAGGTCTATACCCGGGACATCTCCATGGCTGAGGCGCAGCGCACCTTTATTTGTGACAAACTCCACTTCGGGCCGCTGCAGACCAATGATCTTTCGCTCTCACCCGTTGCGGTGGCCTTCGCGAAGAAGGAGGGCATGCCCAGCCCTTATGCCCCAACCAATGCAGCGCAGTTGATGCGTTTCGCAAGATTCTATGCAAACTACTACCGCTCCGGTCCAGGTAAATCGTTGCCTTATGCAGCAGCACGTGCACATACCGGCGAAACCATCCAGTTCAACCTTGAGACTAAGATTCAGGGCGACAACTGGCCCGGAGGAAACCACACCCGGCCCGCACAGGACTTCGTTGATGCCCTCGTAGGTGCCATCAAGGCCGAACATATGGAAAAGCGTGCTGATGTTCAGAGCTTCTACTTTGGCACACTGTTGCTTATTCAGACCCAGCATCCAGAGATTCGCACTGTCTACCTAACCGCTGACCCAGAGCAGCTAAAGCTGATGGTGCCACCCGAGCTTAAATAG
- a CDS encoding carboxylesterase/lipase family protein, whose amino-acid sequence MRRVVGLVMTVMCGAACSTSPRAWSQGEKAPIVTTAQGQVEGLTVSGGVHAYLGIPYAAPPVGDLRWKAPQPAEAWKGIRDATHFGHRCMQFVAYPDMVFDDAGESEDCLTLNVWAPADAAKLPVMVWVHGGGFVGGASSEPRQNGQHLARHGVIVVSMNYRLGMLGFFTHAGLAAESGNHAAGNYGLMDQVAAIAWVKKNIAAFGGDPDNITVFGESAGSFSVSALMASPLSKGMLAKAIGESGAGFFNRSLPFATLAEREAHDAELAKSVLGTDDLEALRKVPAETIAAEKSFRISLAFPPDIDGYMLPKPLPEIYAAGEQAHIPLLAGWNHDEVRSQVTRAKTKMTVASYRAMAEKEFGVHASGFLKAYPGKTDAEAESSAGDYVSDRFLVYSTWRWLDQQVATGDAPVYRYRLDLVPPADKFHPAGSGAFHSDDIEYVFGTLDSRQEAMWRPEDRMLSEEIQTYWTNFAKTGDPNSKGLPEWPQYKSKDWMVMHLDEPSVAKPDNQRAHYLFLDSVWGK is encoded by the coding sequence ATGCGTCGAGTGGTCGGGCTTGTGATGACGGTTATGTGCGGAGCGGCGTGCAGCACGAGTCCCCGCGCGTGGTCGCAGGGTGAGAAGGCCCCCATCGTGACCACTGCACAGGGCCAGGTAGAAGGGCTCACGGTCAGCGGCGGCGTCCACGCTTACCTGGGGATTCCTTACGCCGCGCCTCCCGTCGGCGACCTGCGCTGGAAGGCCCCGCAACCGGCAGAGGCATGGAAAGGCATACGCGATGCCACGCACTTTGGGCACCGGTGCATGCAGTTTGTCGCCTACCCGGACATGGTGTTCGACGATGCGGGCGAGAGCGAGGACTGCCTCACGCTGAATGTCTGGGCTCCCGCCGACGCAGCCAAGCTGCCTGTGATGGTGTGGGTGCACGGCGGCGGATTTGTGGGTGGCGCCAGCTCTGAACCTCGGCAGAACGGTCAGCATCTGGCGCGGCATGGTGTCATCGTCGTCAGCATGAACTACCGCTTAGGGATGCTCGGTTTCTTTACCCATGCGGGTTTGGCGGCCGAGAGCGGAAACCATGCCGCAGGCAACTATGGACTGATGGATCAAGTTGCTGCAATTGCATGGGTGAAGAAGAATATCGCTGCATTTGGCGGCGACCCGGACAACATTACCGTATTTGGCGAGTCAGCTGGGTCGTTCTCCGTGAGTGCGCTCATGGCTTCGCCACTCAGTAAAGGAATGCTTGCAAAGGCCATCGGCGAGAGCGGCGCGGGCTTCTTCAACCGGTCTCTGCCCTTTGCGACACTTGCAGAGCGCGAGGCACACGATGCGGAGCTCGCAAAGAGCGTGTTGGGCACGGATGATCTCGAAGCGTTGCGGAAGGTTCCAGCAGAGACGATTGCAGCCGAGAAGAGCTTCCGTATATCGCTGGCGTTTCCACCGGATATCGACGGCTATATGCTGCCGAAGCCTCTGCCGGAGATCTATGCCGCTGGGGAGCAAGCGCATATTCCGCTGCTGGCGGGATGGAACCATGACGAGGTGCGCAGCCAGGTGACACGCGCTAAAACGAAGATGACAGTTGCGAGCTATCGCGCAATGGCAGAGAAGGAATTCGGAGTGCATGCATCTGGATTCCTGAAAGCGTATCCGGGAAAAACGGATGCGGAAGCAGAGAGCTCCGCAGGCGATTATGTGAGCGATCGCTTTTTGGTGTACTCGACGTGGCGCTGGCTGGACCAGCAGGTGGCGACGGGGGATGCGCCGGTGTATCGCTACCGGCTGGACCTGGTGCCGCCGGCGGACAAGTTCCATCCGGCGGGTTCTGGCGCGTTTCACTCCGATGACATTGAGTATGTGTTCGGTACGCTGGACAGCCGACAAGAGGCGATGTGGCGTCCGGAAGACAGAATGTTATCGGAGGAGATCCAGACGTATTGGACGAACTTCGCGAAGACCGGCGATCCAAACAGCAAGGGGCTGCCAGAGTGGCCACAGTACAAGTCGAAGGACTGGATGGTGATGCACCTGGATGAGCCTTCGGTGGCGAAGCCGGACAACCAGCGGGCGCACTATCTGTTTCTGGACAGCGTCTGGGGCAAGTAG
- a CDS encoding deoxyribonuclease IV: MAKKRIGVHVGTSGGIFTAVTRAVEAGANTFQIFSASPRQWKAAPVKPEDAAKMRALRAEYDINPVAVHASYLINLCSQTESVRDNSIGAFRGEVERALAMGAEFLVLHPGSWKGLTRDEGLKLAAQGIEKAIDGIPWQDHNFRILIENTAGAEFSLGGSFDQVAELVATLRACAPVDVCLDTCHCHVAGYDLVSPEGYEQTMQQIASTVGFEAVRVWHCNDAKAAMGSKLDRHEHIGEGTIGSAAFRRLLHDTRFDHACFIAETPVDEPGDEMRNVMALRALSAG, encoded by the coding sequence ATGGCCAAGAAACGTATTGGTGTCCACGTGGGCACCTCGGGCGGCATCTTCACCGCTGTAACGCGCGCGGTGGAAGCCGGCGCCAACACCTTCCAGATCTTCTCCGCGAGCCCCCGCCAGTGGAAGGCCGCGCCGGTAAAGCCGGAGGACGCCGCCAAGATGCGTGCCCTCCGCGCCGAATACGACATCAATCCCGTCGCCGTCCATGCGAGCTACCTGATCAATCTCTGCTCGCAAACCGAGTCTGTGCGTGACAACTCGATTGGCGCCTTCCGTGGCGAGGTTGAGCGCGCGCTTGCGATGGGAGCCGAGTTCCTCGTCCTGCACCCCGGCAGCTGGAAGGGCCTCACCCGCGACGAGGGACTGAAGCTCGCTGCACAGGGTATCGAGAAGGCCATCGACGGTATACCGTGGCAGGACCACAACTTCCGCATCCTGATCGAGAACACCGCCGGCGCGGAGTTCTCCCTCGGCGGCAGCTTCGACCAGGTGGCAGAACTCGTGGCCACGCTCCGCGCCTGCGCGCCGGTTGATGTCTGCCTGGACACCTGCCACTGCCATGTTGCCGGTTACGACCTCGTCTCCCCCGAAGGCTACGAGCAGACCATGCAGCAGATTGCCAGCACGGTCGGCTTCGAGGCCGTCCGCGTCTGGCACTGCAACGATGCCAAAGCCGCGATGGGCAGCAAGCTCGATCGCCACGAGCACATCGGCGAAGGCACGATCGGCTCCGCAGCCTTCCGCCGTTTGTTGCACGATACACGCTTTGACCACGCCTGCTTCATCGCCGAAACCCCCGTCGACGAACCGGGAGACGAGATGCGCAATGTCATGGCCCTGCGCGCGCTCTCGGCGGGCTAG
- a CDS encoding DUF6526 family protein — protein MATPQSYKNHARFNPLFHFTIVPILLVNFIFAIVYAVRHYPQHFHLALWWIVMSITLLLIASMARGSAMTVQDRVIRLEERMRLAQLASPGELAELESLTMKQYIGLRFASNPEVVELARRAVRENLDCKQIKEAVVSWRADEHRV, from the coding sequence ATGGCAACGCCGCAGAGCTACAAGAATCATGCACGGTTCAATCCGCTGTTCCACTTCACCATCGTCCCGATCCTGCTAGTGAACTTTATCTTTGCGATTGTGTACGCGGTGCGCCATTATCCGCAGCACTTCCACCTGGCGCTGTGGTGGATCGTGATGTCGATCACGTTGCTGCTGATTGCCAGTATGGCCCGGGGGTCGGCGATGACGGTGCAGGACCGAGTGATCCGGCTGGAGGAGCGGATGCGACTGGCGCAACTGGCGAGCCCCGGTGAGCTGGCGGAGCTGGAGTCGCTGACGATGAAGCAGTACATCGGGCTACGGTTCGCTTCCAATCCAGAGGTCGTGGAGCTGGCGCGGCGGGCGGTGCGTGAGAACCTCGACTGCAAACAGATCAAGGAAGCCGTGGTGAGCTGGCGTGCGGATGAGCATCGCGTGTGA